The genomic DNA TGTCCCGACGGCTGCCATGGCCCTCGGTTAATGccggggtgggggtggacatAGGCGAGGGCAGCGAGTTCTTCTCTGCGTGTTCCTTGACGCTGTATGGCGGTGTTGGCACCTCGAAGGTGCTGTGGAACTGAGAGTAGTCCACCCTGAAGAAGCCCTCCTCCAGGGACATGACCGGCAGGAAACGATGGCCCCATAAAACCTCGTCCTCGGTGTATGATGTCCGCGCCTGGCAGGTCATACCTACGACATAAACAACATAGAAACCACAATGAATGGAAGCTTCGTCCCTAAAGGAAGAGAAAACGTTGACTTAATAAAGCTTTATTAGCGGAGGGACTCAATTATGAAGACTTCAATACTATTTTAATGCTAAATTCCCTCCAGAAAGAGCTCAACCTTTCCCTAACGGTCCATTACCATAGACTATTTTTAACAATTCTGTCCCTTCACATTCTTTGTTCTGGAATTAGAGATCGTCTCTGTTAGCAGAGAAGCTTTCCgtgttctcctctccctttgttttgggttttcttcCACACATTCGAGTCTGAATCGCGATTTGTGCTGATCGTAATGGCAGTGGTATCTGAGCGAGAAAGCTAACGATGGTCCTAATCGGTCATCAGCCGTCGACATTCCCGCATCAGTAGATCAAAGAAAAGACCTTTGATTGGTTGTGATCCAGTTGCCCTAAAGTTAGAGTCAGATTCTGGCCACGGGGAGACCGATATGTCTCAGTGTTCTCCATCCTCTGAATGTTTTCAGTCGTTCCACATTAAGCGAAGGTCATTGTCATCCGTAATCAACCGCTCGCCTGGCCCGGATTAGTCCGTCCATGTTTCTCTGCCGTGGACGGGAGCCGGATTTGTTTCATTGTTCGGGCATCCTTGGGGTTCAGAACCAGCCGGTTATCGTTTACCGCTCTCGGCACGAATATGCCGACCCCCCCGGCAGAAGTCCTGGCAGCAGCCTTCGCCGGCAGTTTACAGAGTGAGTTATTGCACCCCTGCCTGTCGTCGTGGTCCATTTCAGGAGGAACTACCGGCGCATCAAAGGTTCCGATAACTGCAAAAACTTAAACAGAAACACTTCTCGAGACGTCGTCCCGTCTCCAGAAACGCTGCTCATCAGTCGCTCTTTTGTTCCGAGAACAATGGAGCTATGGTTTCATTGGTTGGGTCCTAAATGCAACCGTGACTCCGGACTTGGGCGCCATCCCTGGACCGGACCCAGACTCAAGATCTGGCATCACACTGGGGCCCCACGGTTGTTTTACTTCTGCTCCTGTCTTTCCTCAGCTTGTTCCTCAGTGTCGTGTTCAGGTCGACCTGTCTCATAATGCTTTTGGAGACAAAAacatctctctttctttttgggttttgcGTCGCTCGTTACTAGAGGAATCACGCTGACacagccgctgctcctctgtcctgCCTGGATTTCTAAGCCAAACTTTTCAAGCATGTGAAAACAGATTTTCTAAAGCCCAGACCGCTGCTTAGATGATACCAGGGATAGTTCCCAGCTTCTTTGTCCGTTTCATGAATCGTTAAAGTTCTGACGGAAAAACCTGAAATGTGAAAGGGAGTTCCGGAGCTTACCGGTGGTTTCCACGATACCCTCGAGGATAACGACGATCTCAAACTGCTCGTTCATAAGGGAGCGCTTGGAGAGGTCGAAAAAGGGGCTCTTGGGATTGATCTCGTGGCAGATGGTCAGAGGGGACACCAGGAAGAGCTGATCGGCACCCGTCCCAAAACCCACATCCAGTTCACACTGGTCCAGAGGCAGGAACTCCCCCTCGGGTGTCTGACGGGACTGAAAGACAGTCGGAAGGAGAAAGGAGTTGAGTCAGAGTTCAAACTCCAGGCAagcaaaatgacaaacaaaataaaataaaatacaacttcaacaaacagcaggaagcagcagggtCGGACATTTCTGGCTCAAAACCTCCCAAAAGAGCCGGTGAAACGCTGGACAGGACCCGCTAAATTCTGCTTTAAAGGATTTAGAAGGATGTCCAGGTGTGCTTCCACAGCCTGGACACATCTGGTTCTTTCTACAGGAGCCTTCAGGCGGACGGGCGACAGCTGTCTTTGGACCTGCCCGCCGTGTTTACTGGCGTGGAAGCGTTTTAATTGTGAGAGCGCTTCCATCCCGTCCcttcaccttttctcctcctgtttgCTTGATTATTCTTTGGATTTTCCATCAGAGTTTTAGAACTGAAGTTCATCACTTCAACATTATTAACAGTGGAGGTCAGTTTCATGTTTGAtaaacatttcttttacttAAGAGAAAGAATCTGACCCCATAAGGAGGTTAATGCTTCTTCATATGGTATCACCACCAGAGTACACACTTTGGAACCGTCACTTCTAAAGCATCCCATAATATATCAACAAGAAAACTTGCCACATTGATTTTTCATCGTGTTTTCCCActactttctctttttttaaaaataccgaTTTACCTCCAACAATAATTGGAATGCGTCAGGCAACAGCCACTCAcccacatgctcacacacacacacacacgcacgcacgcacgcacgcacacacacacacacacacgcacagtcctcaaacacaaacagctttgtaactgtctcccacacacactgccACCCCCTTTCTACAaccttttttcccatttctaggtcttttgttctttctgtagATCTTAAAATAATCAGCGCAGTATTCCCTCACAGGCACgttttcctcctcagcaggaAGAACACCGCAGGTCGCTGACGCTTTGGGTAAACGTTAACTTAAATCGCAGCTGACGGGCGTGCGCGACCTCACGCTTCACCTCGGGGTGGACGGAGAACGACGACAGCCAGCCTGGCGCCGGGACAAATGTCAGTTGGGTGTCTCTGTCCTTGGGACTGTCAGCGTTCCCAATAGCATTCCCAGTTCATCCTGCCCTCGCAGAGACTCCTGCTTATAGTTTATCCTTCTGAGACGCAAACTGTGAATGGAGTGAGAGTAAACAGGCTTTGCATTGCCAGAAAACACCGCCTTCTATTTTTACCGTCTATGAATATCAATGAGGCGGATTGTGGAGTCGTGTTGGAGGACTTTCATGCCTGGAACTCTTCTGTCTCTTGTGCTGCTGGATGTGATTtggcctccttcctcctggtGGGTTACTGGAGATTCTGCTCTTCTGTCTTGGTCCGTTTAGATAACTCGGTGCCCTGGAGCTCTCCCACATTTATCCAGAGATTCGGTTTTCTTTCTCTGGCACCACACAGCTTCTTCTCCTGGTAGCTGTTTATTAATTTCACTTCTGGGGATGTTGAGCGaaccaaaaaaataaagcaggtCTGCACTGAAAACCACAGGAGCTGTGAGCCGGGCCGGTGAACCCGTCAGCTGCTGCTTAGCATGAGAAAGGCTGTGTGGTTTTGTTTCAGGCTAACAAAAGAAGGTTTCAGTGTGAATGATGCTCATGGATGAAGACAGGtgataaataaaattgattagAACCGGAGTGGCCAGGTCTTGCCACTCAACCCCACTCTGTGCTGCACCTTCATCAATCAGCAGCCAGAAAGTGGTCTGCAGGCGGTCGGATCGACCGGCAGAACCGACCGTTCGACCGGGCTACCGCGTTCTGCCCACTGGGAAATTTAAACCAGGCTGACGTTTCCTGCCCAGGGATGAATCAGCCGTCGACCCTCTTTTAATCTGCACTAGATGCTGGATGCCACCAAACCTTCGACACCAGTCTTCTGACCCTTCCAGGACAATCTGGGAATATTCTCTGGGCCCCTGTTCCCGCTGCATCGCTCCTCTTTGGAAAGTGCTTCACTCCTCGGTGCGACGGCAGCTTTGCTGGCAGAGACGGCGCAACGATGTTCTCAGCCAAAACGCGCGTTGTTGTGACTGTGCCGCCTCCGTGGTCCGCACTTCCGAAGGGACAATACTGTAACGAGGCCTTGGACGGCTTTCCCTGATTCCTGGTCCGCGCAGATCTGTTTTGTATTTATAACAGGCAGAATTATTCAAGCGGAGCAGACGTGTGCAGAGATTAAGAGTGTTTCTGTCTCCGTGACTGCAGGGCTTCTCCAGCAGCCTGATAACATAATTACATCTCTATTCTTATTAGGAAACAAACGGAAATCAATCCTCGCCCTCCTGATTCCTGCGTGTGGAGATCTGAGACCCGATTGTACATATCAGGAATAAAAGTCACCGCTGGTACAATGGAAATACCGACATCTGTGGCGTGTAATTTTAACCTTTCGCAGCAAGTGCCCCCGCGGGACAAATCCCTTCTCTCTTCTCAGTCGTGGTTTCACCAGAAGCTTCCAGCAGCTTCGTCACCCTGCCGCCAACACTGTGACCTCAGCAGCCACTCCAGCTCCAAACCAGGTAAAACCAGCAGCATCCGAGCTGAGACGCAGCCACGTACAAGGTGGAAAAGGGTGAGAACGTTGTGTAAAATGATGTCATCCACCGCCTGTGATCAAAAACCACGGTTCTGGGAGAGAGACCAAATCGAGCTGCGAGTGTTGGTCCATTTAACTGCAAATTTAGACTTTCATGCGAGGATTCTCTTGCACACTGTTGGCAAAACCTGCTCTGCAGTTAAGAGCAGAGCCTTGGCTGCAGCTGAACTGATCAGGAGCATCAGCTCGTTTCCACGCCTGACAGATGAAGCgttgcacgcacacgcactcatTTATCGCCGCTCTTCAGCATTTTTAACAAAGCGTGACTTTGAGGGGGCTGCAGTTCAACAGCACCACCAACATCTCTGCAGGGGGACTGCACATTCAGACCACGGTGTAACTGTCAGAACATCAACAGCGACGCGTTATACAACTATTTATGGTTTTGGGACCGGAGCAGAGCTGGTAAGAGGGTGTCAGTCAGAGAATCTTGGATGTGCAGGAATAAGGCTGAGCTAAAATAAAGGGTTCTGCGGAACACACGGAGCATTTAGGAGGCCGTTTGCTTCCTCCCGTCTGGAAACAGCTCGGTCatccctgcctcctctctgcctgcctgcctgcctgagtGCGTGCACGCATCATTAAGCTGGCCGTTGCTGTGCTTGATCGTGACCATGCAGGGGggaacacacataaacaagctccAAGCACCTCTCTGAGGCTGTTTGTCTCCTTTATGGCCCATTTTGCACATTGGATATAGATGTGGATGAGGGGAGCTCTATTGGGGGGAATAACCCGTGGCTTGACTAGCTTGTAGTAATTAGCACCGTTCTGGTTTTTAAAGGTTCTCATTTCCCTTTGAGTTGACCAACATGACCCCGGTGGAGCTTTGCCTTTTATACTGTAGCAGAGAGAAACAGCAGCGGGGTTTCTTTAACGAGTCTTAAACACTCTCCCAGGAGCTCCTTCACTGAGATCTCCTCAGGTTCCCGTCCATCCGTTAACGACTCTTGGTTCTATCAGGTGTCCTGTCGGGGAGGGAACCACTGCCAGGCCCATCCggactgcagcacagcagcacaatgtCCTCTCACTCTTTATCTCAGGGCTTTGGTGCACCTGGGTGCCTCAGCAGCCTGCTGGGGATTATATAAATACTAACTTGGGTTTGTTTAACATGTCTAGTTGAACCTGCTTacattaaattgattttttttattcccattttcccattttctgcgCAGATTTCCAGCTGGCCAGCTGCCATTGTGTTTTTGCTATCTTATATTCTGCTTTTGTTCTCCATATCTGATGCGCGGTCTTACCTTTATGAGTTTACACCTGATCTGAGCGGACACCATGTGGCTGTTCCGCAGGTTGCCCACCCGGAACATGAGGCACAGTTTGCCGTCTCGCTGAGAAATCACCGCATCCTGACTGAACATGAGCGTCTCTGCGCGCTTCTTAGGTTGGGACATTTTAATGAACATGCATCCGATGAGGAAAGCGTCAACGATGGAGCCCAGCAGCGactggaacaggaagaggatgatACCCTCCGGGCACTTCTCCGTGATGTACCGGTGCCCGTAGCCGATCGTGGCTTCGGTCTCGATAAAAAACAGAAACGCCGAGGGAAAGTTATAAACATTTGCCACGCAGGGAGTGTAGGACTGCTCGTGGCCGTGATTTAGGTCTCCTCTGATATAAGCGATGATCCACCACATGGAAGCCATCACCAGCCAGGCGATGGTGTAAGtcaggatgaagatgagaagATTCCACCGCCACTTTAGGTCCACCAGAGTGGTGAAGAGGTCGGACAGATACCTGCTGGTCTCCCCGCCGAGGTTCCCATGTTGCACGTTGCATCGACCGTTCTTGTCCACGAAACGCTGCCGTTTCTTCTTGACTGGTGCGGAGAAAGAGGTTGGACGGTTGGTGTTCACCACCTGGTAGTCTTCGCCAAATTTTCTACGAAGTGCAGCCATTTGAGCTCTCCTGAAGTAACCGCTAAATCGCCTGCTCTTCACTCCATGTTTTAGTTTATCTGAGTCTCCAAAACAACCCCGTCCTGCAGTGCGTAAATTGTGCCATGGTCACATTTACGCGCGCTCTCAATCCCGAgtttgcaaaaaaagaaaataaaataacaaacaatAATGTTGGTTCACTGGTGCGATCCGTGTATTGGAAAGTAAAGACAAATGTCCAGTTGCTTGGCGTGAGGCCACTGGCTCCAGGGTGACTGCTGCGTTGCTCACCAGCGGAGCGAAATACGAGGGGCTGTGTACCATTCACTGCTTCTACTgaggtgcgtgtgtgcgtgcgtgtgtgtgtgagagagagggaggtagagatgGGGAAGCAATGGACTTGGACGGACAGCGCTTGTGTaaggagagtgagggagagaggtcGATCAGCTGACTGCATTCTAGTTTTAGATTTATGTTGAAATTGATTTAAATTCGATAAATATTTCCCAGTATATTTCCATTTTACAGCTGATCCCGTAATCAATTCATAAGTGTTGCTGATGGAGAATTTTTACGCATCCTGTGGAATCCTGCCCTCTATTGGTAGAGGGTGGTAGCTGCACATTATTAGATGAGGTGAATGGCTGATATGTTGCTGTGATTGCTTCTGTTGATCTAACAAAACCCCTCATTGATCATTATAGTAACAATGCTACCGTCATTGTGGTTTTAGGTGTTTGCATCGATCTTCTGTCAACAGCTTCTTTTCCCCAAAATTCATCCACTATGATAACTCGATGTCTGAGCTTCTCCCCTTTCCGTCGATGGCTTTGTATTGATTTGGACCTTGGATGATGATCTCAGTGGAGGTTTTCCTGGATTCTTTTTCCTGAAGGTCAGTCTAAAACGGAACCTTCCATCCTCTCCTTTATGTCTGGCCTTGTTTCAGTCACATAATGTGCAGTTCCATTAACGTGATTGTCGCGGTACCA from Takifugu rubripes chromosome 5, fTakRub1.2, whole genome shotgun sequence includes the following:
- the kcnj19a gene encoding G protein-activated inward rectifier potassium channel 1 — translated: MAALRRKFGEDYQVVNTNRPTSFSAPVKKKRQRFVDKNGRCNVQHGNLGGETSRYLSDLFTTLVDLKWRWNLLIFILTYTIAWLVMASMWWIIAYIRGDLNHGHEQSYTPCVANVYNFPSAFLFFIETEATIGYGHRYITEKCPEGIILFLFQSLLGSIVDAFLIGCMFIKMSQPKKRAETLMFSQDAVISQRDGKLCLMFRVGNLRNSHMVSAQIRCKLIKSRQTPEGEFLPLDQCELDVGFGTGADQLFLVSPLTICHEINPKSPFFDLSKRSLMNEQFEIVVILEGIVETTGMTCQARTSYTEDEVLWGHRFLPVMSLEEGFFRVDYSQFHSTFEVPTPPYSVKEHAEKNSLPSPMSTPTPALTEGHGSRRDRVFSVDCISTEEERGHQGVAGGRLPSKLQRMSSSGKEDLQRKVLLLSSQHSEKACSTGDLPLKLQRLSSSSGPEAENRLQLKSLKVGFEPMTQSTGDLYQHSLAPTPAPAPAPMHSPLLSGAGRLEDKLPAKLRKMNADR